In Micromonospora sp. WMMD980, the following are encoded in one genomic region:
- a CDS encoding deoxyguanosinetriphosphate triphosphohydrolase yields the protein MHADDAARLVAEAPKDTGYGRSPFERDRARVLHSAAFRRLAAKTQVHVAGTDDFLRTRLTHSLEVAQIAREMGARLGCDPDVVDTAGLAHDLGHPPFGHNGEYALDELAAAAGGFEGNAQTLRVLTRLEAKVLTPDGRSAGLNLTRAALDAVGKYPWERRPGERKFGVYADDRPVFDWLRAAAPPGDRRCLEAQVMDWADDVAYSVHDVEDGIHGGYVDLRPLLADEDERRALCADVASAYSGEAPEELGEVLAELLADPVLAPLAAYDGSHRSLAALKATTSVLTGRFVSTVVAATEARHGAGPHRRYAADLVVPRRIRAQCALLKGIALRYVMRRPGASGRYDRQREVLAELVAALLDRAPDALDEVFAPLWRDAPDDTARLRVVIDQVASLTDPAALAWHARLLSPS from the coding sequence TTGCACGCTGACGACGCGGCGCGGCTGGTCGCCGAGGCGCCCAAGGACACCGGGTACGGGCGGTCGCCGTTCGAGCGCGACCGGGCCCGGGTGCTGCACTCGGCGGCGTTCCGGCGGCTCGCCGCGAAGACCCAGGTGCACGTCGCCGGCACCGACGACTTCCTGCGCACCCGGCTGACCCACTCGCTCGAGGTGGCGCAGATCGCGCGCGAGATGGGCGCCCGGCTCGGCTGCGACCCCGACGTGGTGGACACCGCCGGGCTCGCCCACGACCTGGGCCACCCGCCGTTCGGCCACAACGGCGAGTACGCCCTGGACGAGCTGGCCGCCGCCGCCGGCGGCTTCGAGGGCAACGCGCAGACGCTGCGGGTGCTCACCCGGCTGGAGGCGAAGGTGCTCACCCCGGACGGGCGGTCCGCCGGGCTGAACCTGACCCGGGCCGCGCTCGACGCGGTCGGCAAATATCCCTGGGAGCGCCGCCCCGGCGAGCGCAAGTTCGGCGTGTACGCCGACGACCGCCCGGTCTTCGACTGGCTGCGCGCCGCTGCGCCGCCCGGCGACCGGCGCTGCCTGGAGGCCCAGGTGATGGACTGGGCCGACGACGTGGCCTACTCGGTGCACGACGTCGAGGACGGCATCCACGGCGGCTACGTCGACCTGCGCCCGCTGCTCGCCGACGAGGACGAGCGGCGGGCGCTCTGCGCCGACGTGGCGTCCGCCTACTCGGGCGAGGCCCCGGAGGAGCTGGGTGAGGTGCTGGCCGAGTTGCTCGCCGACCCGGTGCTCGCCCCGCTCGCCGCCTACGACGGCAGCCACCGGTCGCTGGCCGCGCTGAAGGCCACCACGAGCGTGCTCACCGGCCGCTTCGTGTCGACGGTGGTGGCCGCCACCGAGGCGCGGCACGGCGCCGGGCCGCACCGGCGCTACGCCGCCGACCTGGTGGTGCCGCGCCGGATCCGGGCGCAGTGCGCGCTGCTCAAGGGCATCGCCCTGCGCTACGTGATGCGGCGCCCGGGCGCGAGCGGGCGCTACGACCGGCAGCGGGAGGTCCTCGCCGAGCTGGTCGCCGCGCTGCTCGACCGGGCCCCGGACGCTCTCGACGAGGTCTTCGCGCCGCTCTGGCGGGACGCCCCGGACGACACCGCGCGGCTGCGCGTGGTGATCGACCAGGTGGCCTCGCTCACCGACCCGGCCGCGCTGGCCTGGCACGCCCGGCTGCTGTCGCCGAGCTGA
- a CDS encoding siderophore-interacting protein: MTERPKKLTAATVVRTSRPTPHLIRLVLGGAELTGLPVGAYTDHYVKFVFPPAGVTYPHPTDLATVKREFRAEQWPRLRAYTVRAWDAAAGELTVEVVHHGDEGLAGPWAAALRPGDRVLFTGPGGAYAPDPTADWHLLAGDESALPAIAAALERLPAGAPARVFVEVAGPADELPLAGAGGVELRWLHRGGRPAGAALVEAVRALEFPPGRVHAFVHGEAGAVKELRRLLRVERGVPRDDLSISGYWRRGLDDEGWRATKRTWNAEVEADEATAAPA; the protein is encoded by the coding sequence ATGACGGAACGCCCGAAGAAGCTCACCGCCGCCACGGTCGTCCGGACCTCGCGGCCCACCCCGCACCTGATCCGGCTCGTGCTGGGCGGCGCGGAGCTGACCGGCCTGCCGGTGGGCGCCTACACCGACCACTACGTGAAGTTCGTCTTCCCGCCGGCCGGGGTCACCTATCCGCACCCCACCGACCTGGCCACCGTCAAGCGCGAGTTCCGCGCCGAGCAGTGGCCGCGGCTGCGGGCGTACACGGTGCGGGCCTGGGACGCGGCGGCCGGCGAGCTGACCGTCGAGGTGGTGCACCACGGCGACGAGGGGCTGGCCGGCCCGTGGGCGGCGGCGCTGCGCCCCGGCGACCGGGTGCTGTTCACCGGCCCCGGCGGCGCGTACGCGCCGGACCCGACCGCCGACTGGCACCTGCTGGCCGGCGACGAGAGCGCGCTGCCGGCGATCGCCGCCGCGCTGGAGCGGCTGCCGGCCGGCGCGCCGGCCCGGGTCTTCGTCGAGGTGGCGGGCCCCGCCGACGAGCTGCCGCTGGCCGGCGCCGGCGGGGTCGAGCTGCGCTGGCTGCACCGGGGCGGACGCCCGGCCGGCGCGGCGTTGGTCGAGGCGGTCCGGGCGCTCGAGTTCCCGCCCGGCCGGGTGCACGCGTTCGTGCACGGCGAGGCCGGCGCGGTGAAGGAGCTGCGCCGCCTGCTCCGGGTGGAGCGCGGTGTGCCCCGCGACGACCTGTCCATCTCCGGCTACTGGCGGCGCGGCCTGGACGACGAGGGCTGGCGCGCCACCAAGCGCACCTGGAACGCCGAGGTGGAGGCCGACGAGGCCACCGCCGCCCCGGCCTGA
- a CDS encoding helix-turn-helix transcriptional regulator: MSETVHNRIAVLRAERGVSRRQLADALGVHYQTVGYLERGEFRPSLHLALRIAAYFEVPVEVVFSIEPFPRIGDAAAGAGRSA; this comes from the coding sequence ATGAGCGAGACCGTGCACAACCGGATCGCGGTGCTGCGCGCCGAGCGGGGCGTCTCCCGTCGGCAGCTCGCCGACGCGCTCGGGGTGCACTACCAGACCGTCGGCTATCTGGAACGCGGTGAGTTCCGGCCCAGCCTGCACCTGGCGCTGCGGATCGCGGCCTACTTCGAGGTGCCGGTCGAGGTGGTCTTCTCCATCGAGCCCTTCCCGCGGATCGGCGACGCCGCGGCCGGGGCGGGCCGCTCGGCGTGA
- the dnaG gene encoding DNA primase: protein MYAEEVAVMAGRIRDEDIALVRERTAIADVISEVVTLKSAGGGNLKGLCPFHDEKSPSFNVSPARNVFYCFGCGVGGDAIKFLMDAEHLGFVESVESLAARAGIQLRYVEDDRSTPRARPQQGQRQRLVAAHAAAVEFYRAQLTTAGARPAREFLARRGFDRAAAERYGCGFAPDGWDLLTKHLRQQGFSHDELVTGGLSRPARSGSLIDRFRRRLMWPIRDITGDVIGFGARKLFDDDDGPKYLNTPETPIYKKSHVLYGIDQAKREIAKQGKVVVVEGYTDVMACHLADVPTAVATCGTAFGSDHISVLRRVLFDSDERAGEIIFTFDGDAAGQKAALRAFEDDQRFVGRTFIAVSPDNMDPCDLRLAKGDLAVRDLVARREPLVDFALRHMINRFDLDTVDGRVEAMRRAAPLVAKIKDREKRPEYVRKLAGDLGMEIEPVQRAVLGAANGQPAAGRPAPSRPGPGTPAVDSPRSMVEREALKLALQEPVLAGPMFDAVEAGDYQHPVHAAVRVAVAAAGGAAGATGGAVWIERVRDACDDLAGQALVGELAVEPLRIDGEVDPRYVSVTMARLQWSSVTGRIRDLKSKIQRINPVSHKDEYFALFGELLSLEQHARALREQAAGGL, encoded by the coding sequence ATGTACGCCGAGGAGGTGGCGGTCATGGCGGGGCGGATCCGGGACGAGGACATCGCGCTGGTCCGCGAGCGCACCGCCATCGCGGACGTCATCTCCGAGGTGGTGACGCTCAAGTCGGCCGGGGGCGGCAACCTCAAGGGGCTCTGCCCGTTCCACGACGAGAAGAGCCCCTCGTTCAACGTCTCGCCCGCCCGCAACGTGTTCTACTGCTTCGGCTGCGGGGTCGGCGGCGACGCGATCAAGTTCCTGATGGACGCCGAGCACCTGGGTTTCGTCGAGTCCGTGGAGAGCCTCGCCGCCCGCGCCGGCATCCAACTGCGCTACGTCGAGGACGACCGGTCGACGCCGCGCGCCCGGCCGCAGCAGGGCCAGCGGCAGCGGCTGGTGGCCGCGCACGCCGCGGCCGTCGAGTTCTACCGCGCCCAGCTCACCACCGCCGGCGCCCGGCCGGCCCGGGAGTTCCTGGCCCGGCGCGGCTTCGACCGGGCCGCCGCCGAGCGCTACGGCTGCGGCTTCGCCCCGGACGGGTGGGACCTGCTCACCAAGCACCTGCGCCAGCAGGGCTTCAGCCACGACGAGCTGGTCACCGGCGGCCTGTCCCGCCCGGCCCGGTCCGGCTCGCTGATCGACCGGTTCCGCCGCCGGCTGATGTGGCCGATCCGGGACATCACCGGTGACGTGATCGGCTTCGGCGCCCGCAAGCTCTTCGACGACGACGACGGCCCGAAATACCTCAACACCCCCGAGACGCCGATCTACAAGAAGTCGCACGTCCTCTACGGCATCGACCAGGCCAAGCGGGAGATCGCCAAGCAGGGCAAGGTGGTGGTGGTCGAGGGCTACACCGACGTGATGGCCTGCCACCTCGCCGACGTCCCGACCGCGGTGGCGACCTGCGGCACCGCGTTCGGCTCGGACCACATCTCGGTGCTGCGCCGGGTGCTCTTCGACAGCGACGAGCGGGCCGGGGAGATCATCTTCACGTTCGACGGCGACGCCGCCGGCCAGAAGGCCGCGCTGCGCGCCTTCGAGGACGACCAGCGCTTCGTCGGGCGTACGTTCATCGCGGTCAGCCCGGACAACATGGACCCGTGCGACCTGCGGCTGGCCAAGGGCGACCTGGCCGTCCGCGACCTGGTGGCCCGCCGCGAGCCGCTCGTCGACTTCGCGCTCCGACACATGATCAACCGGTTCGACCTGGACACCGTCGACGGCCGGGTGGAGGCGATGCGCCGGGCCGCGCCCCTGGTCGCGAAGATCAAGGACCGGGAGAAGCGCCCGGAGTACGTCCGCAAGCTCGCCGGCGACCTCGGCATGGAGATCGAGCCGGTGCAGCGGGCCGTGCTGGGCGCCGCCAACGGGCAGCCCGCCGCCGGTCGCCCCGCGCCGTCGCGCCCGGGGCCTGGCACCCCGGCCGTGGACAGCCCACGGTCCATGGTGGAGCGTGAGGCGCTGAAGCTGGCGCTCCAGGAGCCGGTGCTGGCCGGCCCGATGTTCGACGCCGTCGAGGCCGGCGACTACCAGCACCCGGTGCACGCCGCGGTGCGTGTCGCGGTCGCCGCGGCCGGCGGGGCGGCCGGCGCCACCGGCGGCGCGGTCTGGATCGAGCGGGTCCGCGACGCCTGCGACGACCTGGCCGGCCAGGCCCTGGTGGGCGAGCTGGCGGTGGAGCCGTTGCGCATCGACGGCGAGGTCGACCCGCGGTATGTCTCGGTCACCATGGCCCGGCTCCAGTGGAGTTCGGTCACCGGCCGGATCCGGGACCTCAAGTCGAAGATCCAGCGGATCAACCCGGTGAGCCACAAGGACGAATACTTCGCCCTGTTCGGGGAGCTGCTCTCGTTGGAACAACACGCGCGCGCCCTGCGCGAGCAGGCCGCCGGAGGACTGTGA
- a CDS encoding TAXI family TRAP transporter solute-binding subunit yields the protein MTGRPLRLVAAVLSAALLVTGCGGGDTDAPAWHGGRIFLATGNTTGVYYQLGGGYADLISRHLPGYEARAEPTGASVENITRVASSDMEIAFSLADTAADAANGRGVFDRQPQPVRALARVYSNYTHVIVRADGKIGSFADLRGKRVSTGSPRSGTDIIAGRLLTAGGIDPNRGIQRFNLSLPETVKRMRANTLDAMFFSGGLPTPGIKDLLSAAPGKFRLLPLTELIEPLGARYGPVYTTALLPKETYGTPAPTPTITVANVILVAADMPEQLAYDLTRVLFTGQGELVKVHPEAANFSRASASLTEPIPLHPGAQRFYRSGG from the coding sequence GTGACCGGCCGCCCGCTGCGACTGGTGGCCGCGGTGCTGTCGGCCGCGCTGCTGGTCACCGGCTGCGGCGGCGGGGACACCGATGCGCCGGCATGGCACGGCGGGCGGATCTTCCTGGCCACCGGCAACACCACAGGCGTCTACTACCAGCTCGGCGGCGGGTACGCCGACCTGATCAGCCGGCACCTGCCCGGGTACGAGGCGCGGGCGGAGCCGACCGGCGCGTCGGTGGAGAACATCACCCGGGTGGCGAGCAGCGACATGGAGATCGCGTTCAGCCTGGCCGACACCGCCGCCGACGCGGCCAACGGGCGGGGGGTCTTCGACAGGCAGCCCCAGCCGGTGCGGGCGCTGGCCCGCGTCTACAGCAACTACACCCACGTCATCGTCCGGGCCGACGGCAAGATCGGCAGCTTCGCCGACCTGCGCGGCAAGCGGGTCTCCACCGGTTCGCCGCGCTCCGGCACGGACATCATCGCCGGGCGGCTGCTCACCGCCGGCGGCATCGACCCGAACCGGGGCATCCAACGGTTCAACCTGTCGCTTCCGGAGACCGTCAAACGGATGCGGGCGAACACCCTGGACGCCATGTTCTTCTCCGGCGGGCTGCCCACCCCCGGCATCAAGGACCTGCTCTCGGCGGCGCCCGGGAAGTTCCGGCTGCTGCCGCTGACCGAGTTGATCGAGCCGCTCGGTGCGCGCTACGGCCCGGTCTACACCACCGCCCTGCTGCCCAAGGAGACGTACGGCACGCCCGCGCCCACGCCGACCATCACGGTGGCCAACGTGATCCTGGTGGCCGCGGACATGCCGGAACAGCTCGCGTACGACCTGACCCGGGTGCTGTTCACCGGGCAGGGCGAGCTGGTCAAGGTGCATCCGGAGGCGGCGAACTTCTCCCGGGCCAGCGCGTCGCTGACCGAGCCGATCCCGTTGCACCCGGGCGCGCAGCGGTTCTACCGCAGCGGCGGCTGA
- a CDS encoding roadblock/LC7 domain-containing protein encodes MTTPVTAGLDWLLANFAEQVPDVSHALAVSEDGLRLASSPDLSADQVDQLAAVISGLASLTVGAARLMSAGRVRQQIVDMDGGVMLVMAVGERALLGVLAAPGCDLGQIGFETATLVQRVAEALEPAVRQ; translated from the coding sequence ATGACCACACCCGTCACCGCCGGACTCGACTGGCTGCTGGCGAACTTCGCCGAGCAGGTCCCGGACGTCTCGCACGCGCTCGCGGTCTCCGAGGACGGGCTCCGGCTGGCCTCCTCCCCCGATCTCTCCGCCGACCAGGTCGACCAGCTCGCCGCGGTGATCAGCGGGCTCGCCAGCCTCACCGTGGGCGCGGCCCGGCTGATGTCGGCCGGCCGGGTGCGCCAGCAGATCGTGGACATGGACGGCGGGGTGATGCTGGTGATGGCGGTCGGCGAGCGGGCGTTGCTCGGCGTGCTCGCCGCGCCCGGCTGCGACCTGGGCCAGATCGGCTTCGAGACGGCGACGCTGGTGCAGCGGGTGGCGGAGGCGCTGGAGCCGGCGGTCCGGCAGTGA
- a CDS encoding sensor histidine kinase produces the protein MPLPHPTRVRRHHRSADRAGQLRSVRVQLLAPILVATAGLVVLGAAQAGAALDASADADRARVLAGTATATVRLVHELERELGETAALRQRGGNAGRPLVDAQRARVDAAVDRYRSAGGDARRAAPDLARVLDDANGHLDQLAPARALAVAGERGDPAYGSLVESLLAVADALPSQLRDAGLANEAREVAAVAAQEHLSALERDLLRAVFVRGALERGELARLGRLRGAREQRQAEFLRIASASAIDAWYRVVDGTDVTTARRMRDGVLDTDGGPESLRTDGDAWYVAQSGTIRRYNLLGRELSDDLDRDAAELAGSARLRALATAGATSAVALGSLVTAVLLAVRTSRRLRRLRVAALTMANRELPERITAIASGEGGPVAGPATRMTDGIRRGQDEVAQVAEAFDTVNRAALRLAGQQAELRLDVTRMAEALARRIRTLITRQLRLLDDFEREETDPDALARLFALDHLAARLRRNGENLLVLAGGEPGRGHEGALVLDDVARAAASEIEDYPRVEIDVPDAAVHGAAAGNLVHLLAELLENATVYSPPDSRVLVDGRRTVDGLVLRVHDQGIGISDSRLAEINQRLAAPATLSSAAAGSMGLHVVAHLAARHGIRVQLHHAGGGTVAQVEVPESALTRVESVTRRPVADRRSPHAPTAPWFKPGAAPGAPPGPAGPHGLLTAAPVTGRPPGARGARGVAAVRPPGNALLAPSVARIRPTSAPPAPVATTGAGLPRRTRGGHLPAPMPDTTTPPPAADLLDPEVVRARLSALAEGVASATRRAPNPITPTGRTS, from the coding sequence GTGCCGCTGCCCCACCCCACCCGCGTACGCCGGCACCACCGTTCCGCGGACCGCGCCGGGCAACTCCGGTCGGTCCGGGTGCAGTTGCTCGCGCCGATCCTGGTGGCCACCGCCGGCCTGGTGGTGCTCGGCGCGGCACAGGCCGGCGCCGCGCTGGACGCGTCCGCGGACGCCGACCGGGCGCGGGTGCTGGCCGGCACCGCCACCGCGACCGTGCGGCTGGTGCACGAGCTGGAACGCGAACTCGGCGAGACGGCGGCGTTGCGCCAGCGCGGCGGCAACGCCGGCCGGCCGCTCGTCGACGCCCAGCGGGCCCGGGTGGACGCGGCTGTCGACAGGTACCGCTCGGCCGGCGGCGACGCCCGCCGTGCCGCGCCGGACCTGGCCCGGGTGCTCGACGACGCGAACGGCCACCTCGACCAGCTCGCCCCGGCCCGCGCGCTCGCGGTGGCCGGGGAGCGCGGCGACCCGGCGTACGGATCCCTGGTCGAGTCGCTGCTCGCGGTCGCGGACGCGCTGCCCAGCCAGCTCCGCGACGCGGGCCTGGCCAACGAGGCTCGCGAGGTCGCCGCGGTGGCCGCCCAGGAGCACCTGTCCGCGCTGGAACGCGACCTGCTGCGCGCGGTCTTCGTCCGGGGCGCGCTGGAGCGCGGCGAACTGGCCCGGCTGGGCCGGCTCCGGGGCGCCCGGGAGCAGCGCCAGGCCGAGTTCCTCCGGATCGCCTCCGCCTCCGCCATCGACGCCTGGTACCGGGTGGTCGACGGCACCGACGTGACGACGGCCCGGCGGATGCGCGACGGGGTGCTCGACACCGACGGCGGCCCGGAGTCGCTGCGCACCGACGGCGACGCCTGGTACGTGGCGCAGAGCGGCACCATCCGCCGGTACAACCTGCTGGGCCGGGAACTCTCCGACGACCTGGACCGCGACGCCGCCGAGCTGGCCGGCTCGGCCCGGCTGCGCGCGCTGGCGACCGCCGGGGCGACGAGCGCCGTGGCGCTCGGCTCGCTGGTGACCGCCGTGCTGCTGGCGGTCCGCACCAGCCGCCGGTTGCGCCGGCTGCGGGTCGCGGCGCTCACCATGGCGAACCGGGAGCTGCCGGAACGGATCACCGCGATCGCGTCGGGCGAGGGCGGGCCGGTGGCGGGCCCGGCGACCCGGATGACCGACGGGATCCGCCGCGGCCAGGACGAGGTGGCGCAGGTGGCCGAGGCGTTCGACACGGTCAACCGGGCGGCGCTGCGGCTGGCCGGCCAGCAGGCCGAGCTGCGGCTGGACGTCACCCGGATGGCCGAGGCGCTGGCCCGGCGCATCCGGACGCTGATCACCCGGCAGCTCCGGCTGCTCGACGACTTCGAACGCGAGGAGACCGACCCGGACGCGTTGGCCCGGCTGTTCGCGCTCGACCACCTCGCCGCCCGGCTGCGCCGCAACGGCGAGAACCTGCTGGTCCTCGCCGGTGGTGAGCCCGGCCGGGGACACGAGGGCGCGCTGGTGCTCGACGACGTGGCCCGGGCGGCGGCCTCGGAGATCGAGGACTACCCCCGGGTGGAGATCGACGTGCCGGACGCCGCGGTGCACGGCGCGGCGGCCGGCAATCTGGTGCACCTGCTGGCCGAGCTGCTGGAGAACGCCACCGTCTACTCGCCGCCGGACTCCCGGGTGCTGGTGGACGGGCGGCGGACCGTCGACGGGCTGGTGCTGCGCGTGCACGACCAGGGCATCGGCATCAGCGACAGCCGGCTGGCCGAGATCAACCAACGGCTCGCCGCGCCGGCCACGCTCTCCAGCGCCGCGGCCGGGAGCATGGGCCTGCACGTGGTGGCCCACCTGGCCGCCCGGCACGGCATCCGGGTGCAGCTGCACCACGCCGGCGGTGGGACGGTGGCGCAGGTGGAGGTGCCCGAGTCGGCGTTGACCCGGGTCGAGTCGGTGACCCGCCGGCCCGTTGCCGACCGCCGGTCGCCGCACGCGCCGACCGCGCCATGGTTCAAGCCCGGCGCCGCGCCGGGGGCGCCGCCGGGCCCGGCCGGCCCGCACGGCCTGCTCACCGCCGCGCCGGTGACCGGCCGGCCGCCCGGCGCGCGCGGCGCGCGCGGCGTCGCGGCGGTACGCCCACCCGGTAACGCCCTGCTGGCGCCGAGCGTGGCGCGCATCCGCCCGACGAGCGCGCCCCCGGCGCCGGTGGCGACCACCGGCGCGGGGCTGCCGCGCCGCACCCGGGGCGGGCACCTGCCCGCGCCGATGCCCGACACCACCACGCCGCCGCCGGCGGCGGACCTGCTCGACCCCGAGGTGGTACGCGCCCGCCTGTCCGCCCTCGCCGAGGGCGTGGCCAGCGCGACCCGCCGTGCCCCGAACCCCATCACACCCACCGGGAGAACGTCATGA
- a CDS encoding TAXI family TRAP transporter solute-binding subunit: MRRIDTRIAAGVGALALVAAGAGGCGGRQDGAATDDAARDITCKVTKDTRVGIATGNATGVYYVVGNALAGELSKATDGKLTGTAAETGASVQNVEQLVAGQYDVAFSLFDTAVNAVQGKGSFGSPQPVKALARIYDNYTQVVVRADSGITSVAGMKGKKISTGSPKSGTEVIANRLLTAAGLDPATDIQAQRLDLTKTVDGMKDGSIDGFFWSGGLPTGGVTDLFTTAGGKVTFLDLGGLLPKMAELNPAYQAGTIGRDVYRTPADVPTIVVPNVLLVRDNLDADVACAITRTVFDRKDALAQANPAAKGIELGNARKTDPVPLHRGADRALTDLGAS; this comes from the coding sequence GTGAGAAGGATCGACACGCGAATAGCCGCCGGCGTCGGGGCGTTGGCCCTGGTCGCCGCCGGCGCCGGCGGATGCGGGGGCCGGCAGGACGGCGCCGCTACCGACGACGCCGCCCGGGACATCACCTGCAAGGTCACCAAGGACACCCGGGTCGGCATCGCCACCGGCAACGCGACGGGCGTCTACTACGTGGTCGGCAACGCGCTCGCCGGTGAGCTGAGCAAGGCCACCGACGGCAAGCTCACCGGGACGGCCGCCGAGACCGGCGCCTCCGTGCAGAACGTCGAGCAGCTCGTCGCCGGCCAGTACGACGTGGCGTTCTCGCTGTTCGACACCGCGGTCAACGCGGTCCAGGGCAAGGGCAGCTTCGGCTCGCCGCAGCCGGTCAAGGCGCTGGCCCGGATCTACGACAACTACACCCAGGTGGTGGTGCGGGCCGACTCGGGGATCACCTCGGTCGCCGGCATGAAGGGCAAGAAGATCTCCACCGGCTCCCCCAAGTCCGGCACCGAGGTCATCGCCAACCGGCTGCTCACCGCCGCCGGGCTGGACCCGGCCACTGACATCCAGGCGCAGCGGCTCGACCTCACCAAGACCGTCGACGGCATGAAGGACGGCAGCATCGACGGGTTCTTCTGGTCCGGCGGCCTCCCGACCGGCGGGGTCACCGACCTGTTCACCACCGCCGGAGGCAAGGTGACGTTCCTCGACCTCGGCGGGCTGCTGCCGAAGATGGCCGAGCTGAACCCGGCGTACCAGGCCGGCACCATCGGCAGGGACGTCTACCGCACGCCGGCCGACGTGCCCACCATCGTGGTGCCCAACGTGCTGCTGGTGCGCGACAACCTCGACGCGGACGTGGCCTGCGCGATCACCCGGACCGTCTTCGACCGCAAGGACGCGCTGGCCCAGGCGAACCCGGCCGCCAAGGGCATCGAGCTGGGCAACGCCCGCAAGACCGATCCGGTGCCGCTGCACCGGGGCGCGGACCGGGCGCTCACCGACCTCGGCGCGAGCTGA